A genomic region of Xanthocytophaga agilis contains the following coding sequences:
- a CDS encoding pyridoxal phosphate-dependent aminotransferase family protein has product MDIFEKRIANPGNIGKHSDNSHGYFTFPKLEGEIGPHMKFRGKTLLNWSLNNYLGLANHPEVRKADAEAAAQYGLALPMGARMMSGNSVYHEQLERELAEFVKKDDSILLNYGYQGIMSVIDALTDRHDIIVYDAEAHACIIDGIRMHIGQTYKYLHNNIADLEKNLQRAVKKQQESGNLGGILVITEGVFGMTGAMGKLKEIVELKKKYDFRLLVDDAHGFGTMGATGAGVGEAQGVQADIDLYFSTFAKSMAGFGAFVAGKKDILMYLRYNLRSQIYAKSLPMAMVIGALKRMELLRTQPELRENLWKVVNALQNGLREHGYNIGTTESPVTPVMLNGTIPESQNMVIDLRENHGVFCSVVVYPVVPKDMILLRLIPTASHTLEDVEKTLVAFDKISDKLRSGVYASTEVPMMVNV; this is encoded by the coding sequence GTGGATATTTTTGAAAAGCGTATTGCGAATCCAGGAAACATTGGAAAGCATTCTGATAACTCGCACGGGTATTTTACTTTCCCAAAATTAGAAGGAGAGATTGGTCCGCATATGAAGTTTCGTGGAAAAACGTTGCTCAACTGGAGTTTAAATAACTACCTGGGTCTGGCTAATCATCCGGAAGTGCGTAAAGCTGATGCAGAAGCTGCTGCACAGTATGGCTTGGCTTTACCTATGGGAGCTCGTATGATGTCAGGAAACAGTGTTTACCATGAGCAACTGGAACGTGAACTGGCAGAGTTTGTAAAAAAAGATGATTCTATCTTATTAAATTATGGATATCAGGGTATCATGTCCGTTATTGATGCACTGACAGATCGCCACGATATTATTGTATACGATGCAGAAGCTCATGCATGTATCATTGATGGCATTCGTATGCACATTGGACAAACTTACAAGTACCTCCATAACAACATAGCGGATCTGGAGAAAAACCTGCAGCGTGCTGTTAAGAAGCAGCAGGAATCAGGCAATCTGGGTGGTATTCTGGTTATTACGGAAGGTGTATTCGGTATGACAGGCGCTATGGGTAAACTAAAAGAAATCGTTGAACTGAAGAAAAAATACGATTTCCGTCTGTTGGTAGATGATGCACATGGATTTGGAACAATGGGAGCAACAGGTGCAGGTGTAGGTGAAGCACAAGGAGTACAAGCAGATATTGATCTATATTTCTCAACATTTGCTAAGTCTATGGCAGGATTCGGCGCATTTGTGGCCGGAAAGAAAGACATTCTGATGTATCTGCGTTATAACCTGCGTTCACAAATCTATGCCAAGTCTTTGCCTATGGCAATGGTAATTGGCGCGCTGAAACGTATGGAACTTCTGCGTACTCAACCTGAGTTACGCGAAAATCTTTGGAAAGTGGTAAATGCACTTCAGAACGGTTTGCGTGAGCATGGTTATAACATTGGTACTACCGAATCACCTGTAACACCTGTTATGTTAAACGGAACTATTCCGGAATCTCAGAATATGGTTATTGACCTTCGTGAAAATCATGGTGTATTCTGCTCTGTGGTTGTTTATCCGGTTGTACCAAAAGATATGATTCTTCTACGTCTTATCCCTACAGCTTCTCATACGCTGGAAGATGTAGAAAAAACGCTGGTTGCATTTGATAAAATATCAGACAAGCTGCGTAGCGGAGTATACGCTAGTACTGAAGTACCTATGATGGTGAATGTATAA
- a CDS encoding histone H1, whose product MKRFEQIRDLVLSLEGDFEKFYDKGNQAAGTRVRAGMQQLKTLAQEIRTEVQDKKNAEK is encoded by the coding sequence ATGAAACGATTTGAGCAAATTAGAGACCTAGTACTGTCATTGGAAGGCGATTTTGAAAAGTTCTACGACAAAGGAAACCAAGCAGCAGGAACACGTGTAAGAGCAGGAATGCAACAACTAAAAACTTTGGCTCAAGAAATAAGAACTGAAGTACAAGACAAGAAAAACGCTGAAAAATAA
- the dapA gene encoding 4-hydroxy-tetrahydrodipicolinate synthase has product MNTKFYGTGVALVTPFQEDLSVDFPALERLLEHTISGGVDYLVVMGTTGESATVTKAERKEILNFVRDYNAGRLPIVYGIGGNNTASLLDTIEETDFKDVDAILSVSPYYNKPTQRGIMAHYETVANASPVPVILYNVPGRTASNLTAASTLVLAQHKNIIGVKEASGDMSQGIEIARDKPADFLFLAGDDMLTVPMTTFGAKGVISVIANALPQLFTRMVNEALTGNYTQAIPYLFQLSRINDLMYEEGNPVGVKSALKSLGICEDRVRLPLVSASDSLTARIKQTLASMQLPEFA; this is encoded by the coding sequence ATGAACACTAAATTTTATGGAACAGGCGTAGCGCTGGTAACGCCGTTTCAGGAGGATCTTTCCGTTGATTTTCCAGCCCTTGAGCGATTGCTTGAACATACCATCTCTGGTGGAGTAGATTACCTTGTTGTTATGGGTACTACTGGTGAGTCTGCTACTGTAACCAAGGCCGAACGAAAGGAAATTCTGAATTTTGTCAGAGACTATAATGCAGGACGTTTGCCTATTGTATATGGAATCGGAGGAAACAATACAGCTTCTTTACTGGATACTATTGAGGAAACAGATTTTAAAGATGTAGATGCTATCTTATCTGTGAGCCCTTATTACAACAAACCTACACAAAGAGGCATCATGGCTCATTATGAAACTGTAGCCAATGCTAGTCCGGTGCCTGTAATTCTGTACAATGTTCCAGGACGTACAGCGTCTAACCTGACGGCTGCCTCCACTCTGGTACTTGCTCAGCATAAAAATATCATTGGTGTAAAAGAAGCCTCAGGCGATATGTCTCAGGGTATTGAGATTGCACGTGATAAACCGGCTGATTTTCTGTTTCTGGCAGGAGATGATATGCTTACAGTGCCTATGACTACTTTTGGTGCAAAAGGGGTAATCTCTGTAATTGCCAATGCTTTGCCTCAGCTATTTACCCGTATGGTAAATGAAGCGCTTACTGGTAACTATACACAGGCTATACCTTATCTGTTTCAGCTTTCACGGATCAACGATCTGATGTATGAAGAAGGCAATCCTGTAGGAGTAAAAAGTGCGTTGAAATCATTAGGGATTTGTGAAGATCGGGTTCGATTACCATTGGTATCAGCCTCCGACTCATTAACGGCTCGTATCAAACAGACGCTGGCTAGCATGCAATTGCCTGAATTTGCCTAA
- a CDS encoding DUF6913 domain-containing protein, whose amino-acid sequence MKIADYFLKRKTDQLIRKGRSEDAVMVSLPEAKDIGILFLEEEGQQQALNKFVDELVRDHKRVRALTFFENFHSNPYQFKFDFFTKKEISLFGDIQNEKVSQFIDFRFDYLFCVSRQVFLPFEYILMRSHAKFRVGFHEEGKEYLFDLMVEPPQDASLQTLLAQLYEYTQKISLSLHEH is encoded by the coding sequence ATGAAAATTGCTGACTATTTTCTAAAGCGCAAGACAGATCAACTGATTCGGAAAGGTAGATCAGAGGATGCTGTCATGGTATCCTTACCAGAGGCAAAAGATATTGGTATCCTTTTTCTGGAGGAGGAGGGACAACAACAAGCTTTAAATAAGTTTGTGGATGAGTTGGTGAGAGATCATAAAAGAGTGCGTGCACTAACATTTTTTGAGAACTTTCATAGTAATCCATATCAGTTTAAGTTCGATTTTTTTACCAAAAAGGAGATCTCTCTGTTTGGTGACATACAGAATGAGAAAGTAAGTCAGTTCATTGATTTTCGTTTTGATTATTTATTTTGCGTAAGCAGGCAAGTTTTTTTACCTTTCGAATATATTCTGATGCGAAGTCATGCTAAATTCAGAGTAGGATTTCATGAGGAAGGCAAAGAGTATTTGTTTGATCTGATGGTTGAACCTCCACAGGATGCTTCTCTTCAGACCTTGCTGGCCCAGTTATATGAGTACACTCAAAAAATTAGTTTAAGCTTACATGAACACTAA
- the ligA gene encoding NAD-dependent DNA ligase LigA, with protein MTESQAQSRINELTEKINYYNYRYYQDSISEISDYDFDVLLEELTGLEKQFPQFLQPDSPTQRVGGTITKNFASVKHKYPMLSLGNSYSEEEIKDFDTRIRRLIDHEFEYVCELKFDGVALSLTYKNGVLERAVTRGDGVQGDDITANARTIRSIPLKIYGDNIPAEFEVRGEVFMPWKVFEQLNQMREDIGEALMANPRNAASGTLKLQDSTEVAKRQLDCYIYYLLGENLPYQTHSQSMEQLTKWGFQVSPTYRVCKTIEEVMDYIHYWDTERFNLPLGTDGIVLKVNAFEVQQELGFTAKSPRWAIAYKYKALAAATPLESVSYQVGRTGAVTPVANLKAVLLAGTTVRRASLHNANEIARLDIHEGDTLFIEKGGEIIPKVTGVDLTKRNEGSAPVQFPTTCPACNTALVRIPGEAAYYCPNELECPPQIRGRIEHFIQRKAMNMDSLGEGKIELLYDKGLVHSPADLYKLSYNQLFGLEKVITNPDTGEVRRVSFKQKTVENMLTSIEKSKAVPFDRVLFALGIRYVGATVAAKLAAYFGNIDAIYQATVEQLMQAPEIGGKIAESIARFFAEPRNVEYIQQLKEAGVQMQMEMRELVMESNALEGKSFVISGVFVHFDRDVLKDKIIANGGKVLSGVSGKLDYLLAGENMGPSKLEKAEKLGVKIISEQDFLTMIGETAG; from the coding sequence ATGACAGAATCACAGGCCCAGTCCCGCATAAATGAGCTTACTGAAAAGATAAATTATTACAACTACCGTTATTATCAGGATAGTATATCTGAAATTTCTGATTACGATTTTGATGTCTTGCTGGAAGAATTGACAGGTTTGGAAAAACAATTTCCTCAATTTCTTCAGCCTGATTCTCCTACGCAGCGGGTAGGAGGGACCATTACGAAAAACTTTGCCTCTGTCAAGCACAAGTATCCCATGTTATCACTGGGTAACAGCTATTCAGAAGAAGAAATTAAAGATTTTGATACCCGTATTCGTAGATTGATAGATCATGAATTTGAATATGTATGTGAACTGAAGTTTGATGGAGTGGCTTTGAGTCTGACGTATAAAAACGGGGTGTTGGAGCGTGCTGTTACGCGTGGTGATGGTGTACAGGGAGATGATATTACAGCCAATGCCCGAACCATCCGATCTATTCCATTGAAGATTTATGGTGACAATATTCCAGCTGAATTTGAGGTAAGAGGAGAAGTGTTTATGCCCTGGAAGGTTTTTGAACAACTGAATCAGATGCGGGAGGATATTGGAGAAGCTCTGATGGCAAATCCCCGCAATGCAGCTTCGGGTACATTAAAGCTTCAGGATTCAACAGAAGTGGCCAAACGGCAGCTGGATTGTTATATATACTACCTGCTTGGTGAGAATCTGCCTTATCAGACTCACTCTCAGTCAATGGAACAACTGACAAAGTGGGGATTTCAGGTATCGCCAACCTATCGGGTTTGTAAGACTATTGAAGAGGTAATGGATTATATTCATTACTGGGATACAGAAAGATTTAATCTGCCTTTAGGAACAGATGGAATCGTGCTAAAAGTTAATGCCTTTGAGGTACAGCAGGAACTGGGATTTACTGCAAAAAGTCCACGCTGGGCAATTGCTTATAAATACAAAGCACTGGCTGCTGCCACACCATTGGAATCTGTTAGTTATCAGGTTGGACGTACAGGAGCTGTTACACCTGTGGCTAATCTGAAGGCTGTATTACTAGCTGGTACAACAGTGCGAAGAGCTTCATTGCATAATGCCAACGAGATTGCCCGTCTGGACATTCATGAAGGGGATACACTGTTTATTGAGAAAGGGGGAGAGATTATTCCTAAAGTCACAGGTGTTGATCTGACTAAACGGAACGAGGGTTCTGCTCCCGTACAGTTTCCGACAACCTGTCCTGCCTGTAATACTGCACTGGTACGGATTCCAGGAGAGGCTGCCTATTACTGCCCTAATGAACTGGAGTGTCCTCCACAGATCAGAGGTCGTATTGAGCATTTTATCCAGCGTAAGGCAATGAATATGGATAGTCTGGGCGAAGGAAAAATTGAATTGCTGTATGATAAGGGTTTGGTACATAGTCCCGCTGATTTATATAAGTTGAGTTATAATCAGCTTTTTGGATTGGAAAAAGTGATAACCAATCCAGATACAGGTGAGGTACGTCGGGTTTCTTTTAAACAGAAGACAGTCGAGAATATGCTGACTTCTATTGAAAAATCCAAGGCTGTTCCTTTTGATCGGGTACTGTTTGCTTTAGGGATTCGTTATGTAGGAGCAACGGTTGCAGCAAAGCTGGCCGCCTATTTTGGAAATATAGATGCTATTTATCAGGCAACGGTTGAGCAACTGATGCAAGCGCCTGAGATTGGTGGTAAAATTGCTGAGAGCATTGCCCGTTTTTTTGCTGAGCCACGGAACGTTGAGTATATACAGCAACTAAAAGAGGCTGGTGTACAGATGCAGATGGAGATGCGCGAACTGGTTATGGAGAGCAATGCACTGGAAGGCAAGTCATTTGTAATTTCAGGAGTATTTGTGCACTTTGATCGGGATGTGTTAAAAGACAAGATTATTGCCAATGGAGGAAAGGTCTTAAGTGGTGTATCTGGAAAGCTGGATTATCTGCTGGCAGGTGAGAATATGGGGCCATCCAAACTGGAAAAGGCAGAGAAACTTGGTGTTAAGATCATTTCCGAGCAGGACTTTCTGACAATGATAGGAGAGACTGCCGGATAA
- a CDS encoding hybrid sensor histidine kinase/response regulator: MRIFIYSIVVWIFQFFLLPISNAQNSLKLQNDSVTYNLNPYLKMLKDKNRSLSITQIQSPVFQNRFIAHPNYSLGFSQAGYWLRFTILSPPDKNWILSIHNPLLVHAKLYIPQRDSGFQVQEWGSQTTKLYSYKYPIFSIKPQSATPQTYYLYVWGDGPLDLPVLIESETFFQKKDHIEQFWQGIFYGILFVMAVYNFILYVFLRDLSYLYYVLYLILIAFFLLSLSGYGNEWLWSSPSWWSDRAVFITGSLTAIMIVIFCLQFLHLRKTLPAWYKIGRYFIIVTVVEVILGAFLLDLSLNMLLLTITAAIFVIIILSISIKSYQNGNLSAGYLLLAWTVMLISVGIAVLNAFGLIPSNTFTLKSLQIGSVTDVILISLALVDRIHSIQMQKIQIEQEKNNAEHNQKVKEEILATMSHEIRTPLNAVIGFAKLLEKTNTTQTQSDYIRHIHESAENLLVLINDILDLSKINAGKVTFEQVEINLQECVRHLFETLQFQVTEKKLEMIADIQEDVPTLFLGDPVRLNQILLNLLSNAVKFTPKGSVTLRIRTLKLEKQQIALLFEVEDTGIGIPANRLSSIFEGFTQASDQTTRMYGGTGLGLAIVKQLVEMQGGNIAVKSQLGVGSVFSVALPFYRVYSVAEKNETVPASFPQTPLVLLIIDDNPLNRLIAQSTVHNASSNAKAELAGSGQEGIELLQKTEYHAVLIDLQMPDMDGYEVARHIRTHLPDKQHIPLIAMTASLDDRDHEQALAAGMHDIVTKPFEAGVLFKKIFKLRANLQNPGNEPNQK; this comes from the coding sequence ATGCGAATTTTCATTTATAGCATAGTAGTCTGGATATTTCAATTCTTTTTATTACCGATAAGCAATGCCCAAAATAGTCTAAAACTTCAGAATGATTCAGTAACCTATAACCTGAACCCTTATCTGAAAATGCTGAAAGACAAAAACCGATCGCTCAGCATTACTCAGATACAATCTCCTGTTTTCCAAAACAGGTTTATAGCTCATCCTAATTATAGTCTGGGTTTCAGCCAGGCAGGTTACTGGCTACGGTTTACTATTCTGTCTCCTCCTGATAAAAACTGGATTCTTTCCATACACAATCCATTGCTGGTTCATGCTAAATTGTATATTCCTCAGAGAGATTCCGGATTTCAGGTACAAGAGTGGGGATCACAAACCACGAAACTCTACTCCTATAAGTATCCTATATTTAGCATAAAGCCACAATCGGCTACTCCTCAAACCTATTATCTGTATGTATGGGGAGATGGCCCTTTGGATCTGCCTGTTCTCATTGAATCCGAAACCTTTTTTCAGAAAAAAGATCATATTGAACAGTTTTGGCAGGGAATCTTTTATGGGATTCTGTTTGTGATGGCTGTTTATAACTTCATTTTGTATGTCTTCCTCAGAGACCTTAGTTATCTTTATTATGTATTATATCTGATTCTGATTGCATTCTTTTTACTTTCTCTCAGTGGATATGGAAACGAATGGTTATGGTCATCTCCCAGTTGGTGGTCGGACAGAGCTGTTTTTATAACGGGAAGTTTAACAGCCATCATGATTGTTATCTTTTGTCTGCAATTTCTCCACTTACGCAAAACTTTGCCCGCCTGGTATAAGATAGGCCGTTATTTTATTATTGTAACTGTAGTTGAGGTAATACTGGGAGCATTCTTATTAGATCTGTCTCTCAACATGCTTTTACTCACAATCACAGCAGCCATCTTTGTTATCATTATTTTAAGTATTTCGATCAAATCATACCAAAATGGAAACCTTTCAGCAGGTTATCTTTTACTAGCCTGGACAGTAATGTTGATCAGTGTGGGGATTGCTGTATTGAATGCATTTGGGCTCATACCCAGCAACACATTTACACTGAAAAGTTTGCAGATAGGTTCGGTTACAGATGTCATCCTGATATCACTGGCACTTGTTGACAGAATTCATAGTATCCAGATGCAGAAGATTCAGATAGAGCAGGAAAAAAATAATGCAGAGCACAATCAGAAAGTAAAAGAGGAAATATTGGCTACTATGAGTCATGAAATACGTACTCCTTTGAATGCAGTGATAGGTTTTGCTAAACTTCTGGAAAAGACAAATACAACCCAAACTCAATCGGATTATATACGACATATTCATGAATCAGCAGAAAATCTGCTTGTACTTATAAATGATATACTGGATCTGTCTAAAATCAATGCAGGCAAAGTTACGTTTGAACAGGTAGAGATCAATCTGCAGGAATGTGTCCGGCATCTGTTTGAAACCCTACAGTTTCAGGTGACAGAAAAAAAGCTGGAAATGATTGCAGACATACAGGAAGATGTACCAACTCTGTTTCTGGGTGATCCTGTACGACTTAATCAGATTCTACTTAACCTGTTAAGTAATGCAGTCAAATTTACCCCAAAGGGGAGTGTTACACTTCGAATTCGGACATTGAAACTCGAGAAGCAACAGATAGCCTTGCTCTTCGAAGTAGAAGATACAGGTATTGGTATTCCGGCAAACAGGCTTTCAAGTATTTTTGAAGGCTTTACACAAGCTTCAGACCAGACCACCCGAATGTATGGTGGTACAGGGCTGGGCTTAGCGATTGTGAAACAACTGGTTGAAATGCAGGGAGGAAACATTGCTGTAAAAAGCCAGTTAGGTGTAGGTTCTGTATTTTCGGTGGCTCTTCCTTTCTACCGGGTGTATTCGGTAGCAGAGAAAAATGAAACAGTACCTGCATCCTTTCCTCAAACACCTCTTGTACTATTAATTATAGACGACAATCCGCTTAACAGGCTAATTGCACAAAGTACGGTTCATAACGCCTCCTCCAATGCCAAAGCAGAACTCGCAGGCAGTGGTCAGGAAGGCATTGAATTACTACAAAAAACGGAATATCACGCCGTATTGATAGACCTCCAGATGCCTGACATGGATGGCTATGAAGTAGCCCGTCATATTCGTACACATCTCCCTGATAAACAACACATACCGCTCATTGCCATGACAGCCAGTCTGGATGATAGAGATCATGAACAGGCACTGGCAGCTGGCATGCATGACATTGTGACAAAACCCTTTGAGGCTGGTGTATTATTTAAAAAAATCTTTAAATTGCGCGCCAATTTGCAAAATCCAGGCAATGAACCAAACCAAAAGTAG
- a CDS encoding deoxyhypusine synthase family protein — translation MKGPISQFIEKNYLHFNAAALVDAAKGYETHLLDNGKMMITLAGAMSTAELGISLAEMIRQDKVHIISCTGANLEEDLMNLVAHNSYKRVPHYRDLSPQDEWDLLENHYNRVTDTCIPEEEAFRKLQKHLIGIWSKAEQSGERYFPHEYMYQILNSGELEQYYEIDPKNSWMLAAAEKNLPIVVPGWEDSTMGNIFASYCIKGTLKPSTMKSGIEYMTFLADWYTKNCEGKGIGFFQIGGGIAGDFPICVVPMLYQDMEMHDVPFWSYFCQISDSTTSYGSYSGAVPNEKITWGKLDITTPKFIVESDATIVAPLMFAYILGQ, via the coding sequence ATGAAAGGACCTATTTCTCAGTTTATAGAAAAGAATTACCTGCACTTTAATGCAGCAGCTCTGGTAGATGCAGCAAAAGGATACGAAACGCATTTGCTGGACAATGGTAAGATGATGATTACCCTGGCAGGTGCCATGAGTACTGCAGAACTGGGCATTTCGCTGGCTGAAATGATTCGTCAGGATAAAGTGCATATTATTTCCTGTACAGGTGCCAACCTGGAAGAGGATCTGATGAACCTGGTAGCACACAATTCATACAAACGGGTACCTCATTATCGTGACCTAAGCCCTCAGGATGAATGGGATCTGCTTGAAAATCATTACAACCGTGTAACAGATACGTGTATTCCGGAAGAAGAGGCATTCCGTAAGTTACAGAAACACCTGATCGGTATCTGGAGTAAAGCGGAACAAAGTGGAGAACGCTATTTCCCACACGAATACATGTATCAGATTCTGAATTCAGGTGAACTGGAACAATACTATGAAATTGATCCTAAAAACTCCTGGATGCTGGCAGCTGCTGAGAAAAATCTACCGATTGTAGTACCAGGCTGGGAAGATTCTACTATGGGTAACATCTTTGCTTCCTATTGTATCAAGGGAACACTGAAGCCTTCAACCATGAAGTCAGGTATCGAATACATGACTTTCCTGGCTGACTGGTATACTAAAAATTGTGAAGGAAAAGGCATTGGTTTCTTCCAGATTGGTGGAGGTATTGCAGGTGACTTCCCTATCTGTGTAGTACCAATGTTGTATCAGGATATGGAAATGCATGATGTTCCTTTCTGGTCATACTTCTGCCAGATTTCTGACTCTACTACATCCTATGGCTCCTACTCAGGCGCTGTGCCTAATGAGAAAATTACCTGGGGTAAACTGGATATTACTACACCTAAGTTTATTGTAGAATCAGATGCGACTATTGTAGCACCGTTGATGTTTGCCTATATATTAGGCCAGTAA